One window of Streptomyces sp. FIT100 genomic DNA carries:
- a CDS encoding OmpA family protein, translating to MNTTRMRMPSRLVLSAVAATVAFTGASVLTAGHAHADETPSVPPGTEASAEPPVEVDASSPGLKMVDGATLAPAKVLDIKSVVESQGGEERREDSNETVKFALQAEVLFGKDSAKLSTAANARIAAIAEEVKKQDAKRVRVFGFTDNLGSSAHGDVLSKQRADAVHKVLQQELSAAGITFEIRGYGEQYPIADNSSEEGRKKNRRVEVSFPRGGGGSEG from the coding sequence ATGAACACCACTCGAATGCGCATGCCATCCCGCCTCGTCCTGAGCGCCGTCGCTGCCACGGTCGCGTTCACGGGCGCGAGCGTCCTGACGGCTGGCCACGCCCATGCCGACGAGACACCGAGCGTCCCGCCCGGCACCGAAGCCTCGGCGGAGCCCCCCGTGGAGGTCGACGCCAGCTCTCCCGGGCTGAAGATGGTGGACGGAGCCACCCTCGCACCCGCGAAGGTGCTGGACATCAAATCCGTCGTCGAGTCCCAAGGCGGCGAGGAGCGCCGTGAGGACTCCAACGAGACCGTGAAGTTCGCCCTCCAGGCCGAAGTCCTCTTCGGCAAGGACAGCGCGAAGCTCTCCACCGCGGCGAATGCCCGTATCGCGGCGATCGCCGAGGAGGTCAAGAAGCAGGACGCCAAGCGGGTCCGAGTCTTCGGCTTCACCGACAACCTCGGTTCCTCGGCACACGGCGACGTGCTGTCCAAGCAGCGCGCCGACGCCGTGCACAAGGTGCTGCAGCAGGAGCTGAGCGCGGCGGGGATCACCTTCGAGATCCGCGGCTACGGCGAGCAGTACCCGATCGCCGACAACAGCTCCGAGGAAGGCCGCAAGAAGAACCGCCGGGTGGAGGTCTCCTTCCCGCGCGGCGGGGGCGGCTCCGAGGGCTGA
- a CDS encoding DUF3592 domain-containing protein, giving the protein MQILPGGGATLLLLLGLLFGAFAVRSALRLHRVLRLVRHGEHTEGRCAERRTVDRGPGMENRYATEYVFTFRTPDGRDIEFTDTAPGPFGFQPGAPVRVSYDPAAPSTHATVAGPGAWGPVLLPAAFAAGLGVFALGLLYGFVAVRGWV; this is encoded by the coding sequence ATGCAGATCCTTCCCGGCGGCGGAGCCACGCTCCTGCTCCTCCTCGGCCTCCTCTTCGGCGCCTTCGCGGTCCGCTCCGCCCTCCGGCTGCACCGCGTGCTCCGGCTCGTCCGCCACGGCGAGCACACCGAGGGCCGCTGCGCCGAACGCCGCACGGTCGACCGCGGCCCGGGCATGGAGAACCGCTACGCCACCGAGTACGTCTTCACCTTCCGCACCCCCGACGGCCGCGACATCGAGTTCACGGACACCGCCCCCGGCCCCTTCGGCTTCCAGCCGGGCGCCCCGGTCCGCGTCTCCTACGACCCGGCCGCCCCGTCCACCCACGCCACGGTGGCAGGCCCGGGCGCCTGGGGCCCGGTGCTGCTGCCTGCGGCGTTCGCGGCGGGTCTTGGGGTGTTCGCGCTGGGGCTGCTGTACGGGTTCGTGGCGGTGCGGGGGTGGGTGTGA
- a CDS encoding Hint domain-containing protein, whose protein sequence is MKELQEAQAAERSDSDKAKEAAKELAKILADELGITDAFKCITEGDMGACTETLINILTSLIGGAVGKLAAKYGAPWKWKKAYELIQKLKKHGGDLYDGLTGLIKNRKRVKDAEKALDDAKKKYDPDKQKPDEKKPEDKPATCPVSHSFPPGTRALLAGGLSVPIESIRIGDQVVATEPVSGLTTLRTVTRTFTTYDDKDFTRLSTGAGTVTATDTHPFWLTDEGRWADAGEIEPGDSLRLLGGAPLKVTSVTRFTQRQTTHDLEVGGLHSYYVGFGPAYALVHNNECEWPAGDNVKGPAAGKVLKRPHWRHTVKGAAKGEVKEKNTVILEETRAKVDEDIKAIAEGRAELLPDGNTYRVNGRTYEVKGNGTVFPKDGPGFVNLDRHEYAALQLIAKGDPGSLKQLEMNPRFKNNPAAVAKARAVWEGTYKE, encoded by the coding sequence TTGAAGGAGCTTCAGGAGGCGCAGGCGGCGGAGAGGTCGGATTCCGATAAGGCGAAGGAGGCGGCCAAGGAGCTGGCCAAGATCCTTGCTGATGAGTTGGGGATCACTGATGCGTTCAAGTGCATTACCGAGGGGGATATGGGGGCGTGCACGGAGACGCTCATCAATATTCTGACGAGTTTGATCGGTGGTGCGGTCGGGAAGCTGGCGGCGAAGTACGGGGCGCCGTGGAAGTGGAAGAAGGCGTATGAGCTCATTCAGAAGCTCAAGAAGCACGGCGGTGATCTGTACGACGGCCTGACCGGGCTCATCAAGAACCGCAAACGTGTAAAGGACGCCGAGAAGGCGCTCGACGACGCGAAGAAGAAGTACGACCCCGACAAGCAGAAGCCGGACGAGAAGAAGCCCGAGGACAAGCCGGCGACCTGCCCGGTCAGCCACAGCTTCCCCCCTGGTACGCGGGCCCTGCTGGCCGGTGGCCTGTCCGTCCCGATCGAGTCGATCCGCATCGGCGACCAGGTCGTCGCCACCGAACCGGTCAGCGGGCTGACGACCCTGCGCACGGTGACACGTACCTTCACCACGTACGACGACAAGGACTTCACCCGGCTGAGCACGGGTGCGGGTACGGTCACCGCGACGGATACGCACCCCTTCTGGCTCACCGACGAGGGCCGCTGGGCCGACGCCGGAGAGATCGAGCCCGGAGACAGCCTGCGCCTGCTCGGCGGCGCCCCGCTCAAGGTCACGTCCGTGACCCGATTCACGCAGCGGCAGACCACACACGACCTGGAAGTCGGTGGTCTCCACTCGTACTACGTGGGCTTCGGCCCGGCCTACGCGCTCGTGCACAACAACGAGTGCGAGTGGCCCGCGGGCGACAACGTGAAGGGTCCCGCCGCCGGCAAGGTCCTCAAGCGGCCGCACTGGAGGCACACCGTCAAGGGCGCGGCGAAGGGGGAGGTGAAGGAGAAGAACACCGTCATCCTGGAGGAGACACGCGCCAAGGTCGACGAGGACATCAAGGCCATCGCCGAGGGCAGGGCCGAGCTCCTCCCGGACGGCAACACCTACCGCGTCAACGGTCGCACGTACGAGGTGAAGGGCAACGGTACGGTTTTCCCGAAGGACGGCCCCGGCTTCGTCAATCTCGACCGTCACGAGTACGCGGCGCTGCAGCTGATCGCCAAGGGGGACCCGGGTTCCCTCAAGCAGTTGGAGATGAACCCGAGGTTCAAGAACAACCCCGCGGCCGTCGCCAAGGCCAGGGCGGTCTGGGAAGGAACGTACAAAGAGTGA